A window of Sebastes umbrosus isolate fSebUmb1 chromosome 3, fSebUmb1.pri, whole genome shotgun sequence contains these coding sequences:
- the LOC119485974 gene encoding aminoacyl tRNA synthase complex-interacting multifunctional protein 1-like, which yields MGRSEELSDFQRGTVVGCHMCKKSVREISALLNLPRSTVSAVILKWKRGGITTALPRSGRPHKLKEEDRQVLEKVALENCSPSVEALTAEFQTASGATVSPRTVRRELHEMGFRGRVSTYNKPKGREKAEKKQAAPSQDEAKVDVSRLDLRVGRIITTVQLPEADSLYLEQVDVGEASPRTVVSELAKHIPLDQMQNHMAVLLCNLKPAKTRGVLSQAMLMCASSPDKVEILKPPSGAAPGDRVTFQGFPGEPDKELNPKKKVWELIQPDLRTDGQCVATYKGSAFEVAGKGVCKAQTMSDSEIK from the exons ATGGGTCGCAGCGAGGAGCTCAGTGACTTCCAGAGAGGCACCGTGGTCGGATGTCACATGTGTAAGAAGTCTGTCCGCGAGATCTCCGCCTTGTTGAACCTGCCTCGGTCCACCGTCAGCGCGGTCATCCTGAAGTGGAAACGTGGAGGCATCACCACGGCTCTGCCTCGGAGCGGCCGACCACACAAGCTGAAGGAAGAGGACCGACAGGTGTTGGAGAAAGTAGCTCTGGAGAACTGCTCTCCGTCCGTGGAGGCGCTCACCGCCGAGTTTCAGACCGCCTCCGGGGCCACCGTGAGCCCCAGGACGGTCCGCAGGGAGCTGCATGAGATGGGCTTCAGAGGACGAGTGTCCACCTACAACAAGCCCAAAG GACGGGAGAAAGCAGAGAAGAAGCAGGCAGCTCCAAGCCAAGATGAAGCCAAGGTGGACGTGTCTCGTCTGGACCTGCGCGTTGGACGTATAATCACAACTGTGCAGCTTCCAGAGGCCGACAGTCTGTATTTGGAGCAGGTCGATGTTGGAGAGGCTTCTCCCAGGACAGTGGTCAGCGAGCTAGCTAAGCACATACCTCTGGACCAG ATGCAGAACCACATGGCAGTCCTGTTGTGTAACCTGAAGCCAGCCAAGACGAGAGGAGTGTTGTCCCAGGCTATGCTCATGTGTGCCAGCTCGCCAGACAAGGTTGAAATCCTTAAACCTCCAAGTGGAGCAGCACCAGGAGACAGAGTTACTTTCCAGGGTTTTCCAG GTGAACCAGACAAAGAGCTGAACCCCAAAAAGAAGGTGTGGGAACTGATTCAGCCAGACCTACGCACGGATGGCCAGTGTGTTGCAACCTACAAAGGATCTGCCTTTGAAGTTGCCGGCAAGGGAGTGTGCAAAGCCCAAACCATGAGCGACagtgaaattaaataa